Sequence from the Aquimarina sp. Aq107 genome:
CGGGACTATTAGATTGAAGGTTCATATCCTGAACTGGAAAATTATTATTCTTTGTAGGAGTAAATAATTTTGCAGAAGCTCCATTGATATCAAACGGGTTCGATGTAGTTGCCAGTAGATTTGTTTGTGATTCACTTAATGGCTGAATATTTTTTAATTTTGGATTTGCAATAAAATCATTAGAACTTATCGGTTCTGGATTACCCACTTTGTTCCAATGTATATTTTGATCATAGGTTATATTTTCGTCCTGATATCGAGATATTGTAGTTTTTGAATCATTAGAATTATATAAAATATTATTCTTTACACGAGCATTCTTAACTCTTCCTATCGATAATTGAGAATCTCCAACAGCAATCGGATATGCAGGATTAGATATGCGTGTACTTTGCGCATTATCAAACAAAGTATTGTTGTATACATCAACATTATCGCTTGAAAACACATTAATTCCTTGCCCTCCATTACCATAACAAATATTCCCTATCAATAGTGTTCTACTATTGTATGGAACTCCGTTTTCTTTTTGATCTTGGATGTGATCATCCACAATAATTCCATTACCATCCGTAATTCTATTACCTCCGCCAAGAAAACCTCTAAGATTCACATTATATCTAGAAACATTATTTTTATATATAATTCTATGATTTGGATATTCTGGAAAGCTACTAACATCTAAATTTGCTGGTTGATATGACGAAATTCCGCTATTTCCATTCTGACTTCGAAACGCACAATGTTCTACCAAATTCCCTTCTATTAAAACGACTTCTGATCCACCAATAGCAATTCCATTTCCGGGAAAATCGTGTACATAATTATTACGAATAATAATATGATGCGAGCCGTTATCTATTCCAATAGCTCTTCGTGCCCTCCAAAGCTCCAAACCAAAAGAAGGATTATCTATCATTCCTTTCACATCTTGATTAGCAGGAACAAACTCTAAGTTTTCTATAATTACATAGGAAGACCCTAACATATCAATTCCTTTTACTGAAGCTGAAACTATTGTAGGTAATTTTCCTTGTGCATCAGGTACTCCAGAAAAAGTTATGTACTTTCCTTCGGATCCAGATATAGACATAAATATTTCGCTCCATGGACTATCATTTCCACCTGTATATATTCCTGATAGAATTCTTACAGTATCACCTTCATTTACAGAATTTACTGCTTTCTGAATTGATTTAAAAGCTACATTTTGATCTAGTCCTGAGTTATTGTCATTCCCGTTTTGAGAACTCACATAATATGTTGTTTGTGCACTTGTAAAAAACGTAAGCAAGACACAAAACATTATCATTATATTTATTTTTTTCATTACATGAAGTATTGTAAACAATTGATATTCTATAAACAAAAAGAAACGCCAAGTATAGTTTTACGTTTGGCATTTCTTTTTTACTTGAATAATTAACGATTGTCTAAAATTATTTTTTTAGTTTCTTCGGTCTTCGTAGTACGATCATACATTTTTAGTATATACAAACCATTATTTAGATGATTTGTTAAAATGGTAGTCGTATTAGATACATTATTTTCTTCATAGACCTTTTTTCCTTCCATATTATAAATTGCAATTGTATATTGCTCAGAGCCTTTTATGGTAACCTTATTATCAGTTACAGGGTTAGGATATATCTCAAAAGCATTCTGAATACCCTCCTCTGGACTTTTATTATCACAACTAGGAGTTCCGAAATCGAAATTACCATTACAAAATAACCACTCCGAATTTCCGCAACCTGTTCTTGAAGCTATATCTTCTGTTTGATATCTTGTAGTACATACTTTTATCCAATCTATATAAGCATTTTTATCGCAATCGTTTATGTTGCCATCATTTATAAAAGCAATCTTTACATTCTCATTATTTTTATATCCTTCGTAAGTATATACTGAAATATTGGTACTAAGAGACCATTCAGAAACTTTTTTATTATCAATTAACAATTGAATTTTTTCACCTCCACAGTTTCCTTTCGCTCCTATTTCAATAGTTCCTACTTGATTTAAATTAGCTCCGTTTCCGAAATTAATATAACCATTACAGTGAATCGCTTGGGTAAAACTTCCTCCACCACAAGTTACATCCCAGGCACCTGTATTTTCTTCTCTAGATTCTGCTTGGATTCTTTCCCCATTGATTTCTAACCAATCGATTTCTACATCTCGTCCGGTATCATCATTAATAAAAGCTACTTTAAAGTTTCCTGAAGTCTCTGGAATCGATAAACTATAATTAGCAAAACTATTAGTAAGCGTTATAGCATTATCAATTAGCACATCATTATAGCGTACTTCAATTTTCGAATTATTAGTTCCTTTTGCTCTAACTTTAATATTGTCTGGATTATCAACATTATCAACACAACCAATATTTACTTTAGAAATAGTATGTAATCTTTCATTCCAATCCCCATCTTGAGGTGCTATAAAAACTTGAAATTTGTAATCATTATCGGCTACAGGAGTATTCGCATCGATAGGAACTTCTAATTCTATAGTATCTGTACCTTCTTGAACATTTGTTCTTTTTGATCCATAAACGGTATAAGGGCTTTTGTTCAATTGAAAAACAGCTACAAGGTCTCTATTAGTAGTCGAAGAATACTCTATTTCAACAAAAGCTTTTTCTCCTTTCTTTACTTGATCAGGAGTTATTAAAGATTTGATAATATCTTCATCAGTTCCTCCAGTATCATCACAAGATGATGGAGGTGTATTCACTGTCCTAAAGTGATCTCTGTTCCATCTCCCTTCCGCAGTAAGATCAATATTATAATTCCAATTACCATTGGGACTTGCAGATCTATTAAGAGATGAACTAATTTCATTTTTATTACTTAATGACCATTTACAATAACTAATATCATTATTATCCATCCATTGTTCCCAACGGTTCCACTCGGCAGCATCTAGATTGTTATTAGGTCCATAATTAGTTCCAACTCTTCCACATTCAGTCATAAACAATGCTAACCCTTTATTAATCGCATAATTTCCTTTATCTCTCAATGATTGCTTGTGTGCTCCGGCATATGCATGTATTGTATAGGCGATATTACTTACTGGTTTATTATTAATATCTACAG
This genomic interval carries:
- a CDS encoding T9SS type A sorting domain-containing protein → MKKINIMIMFCVLLTFFTSAQTTYYVSSQNGNDNNSGLDQNVAFKSIQKAVNSVNEGDTVRILSGIYTGGNDSPWSEIFMSISGSEGKYITFSGVPDAQGKLPTIVSASVKGIDMLGSSYVIIENLEFVPANQDVKGMIDNPSFGLELWRARRAIGIDNGSHHIIIRNNYVHDFPGNGIAIGGSEVVLIEGNLVEHCAFRSQNGNSGISSYQPANLDVSSFPEYPNHRIIYKNNVSRYNVNLRGFLGGGNRITDGNGIIVDDHIQDQKENGVPYNSRTLLIGNICYGNGGQGINVFSSDNVDVYNNTLFDNAQSTRISNPAYPIAVGDSQLSIGRVKNARVKNNILYNSNDSKTTISRYQDENITYDQNIHWNKVGNPEPISSNDFIANPKLKNIQPLSESQTNLLATTSNPFDINGASAKLFTPTKNNNFPVQDMNLQSNSPAIDRGVNVGFGTIIGGSIDIGAKEFQGVVNTFDDIIVSTLVPAEVVVGQEMNITVSYEAKENRDISIVFQLDSSPYTVYKTNRIRVSEGLGTIDIPIFIPENTPLGIDKYQFQVYITSVGGDWNNRLGNLNKPNIDCVSGNTVTQVLEVGAKGNCSGEQIEILLNNESVAQFTLTNDIEVYRYANYKEGQNIKIAFVNDNNSSCDLNAYIDWIKICNTLYQTEDYSSRTGCGSSEWLYCNGNFDFGNLPCGQNRNGETTMEALEIYPNPISNSFFIDNIKNESLSIKVINLEGKILKSFQSKTDDVKSTFAIEDLPKGMYLISIYSKISGDQKTIKIYKE
- a CDS encoding cellulase family glycosylhydrolase, yielding MRKTNLLMIVMMLFTIFQLSAQTIVERHGQLRVEGTKIKDKCNRNTQLKGMSYFWHQWEGGEYWNSNALKWLRDDWKVEIVRAAMGVRGGGGDYIDDPIGSVNQVRSVVDAAIEHGVYVVIDFHAHPNYKEQAKTFFRQMSKEYGAYPNIIYEIWNEPIGDYGNAVGTWNEIKSYSREVIAEIRANDPNNIIVVGTPFYSQRVDTAADNPLTVDINNKPVSNIAYTIHAYAGAHKQSLRDKGNYAINKGLALFMTECGRVGTNYGPNNNLDAAEWNRWEQWMDNNDISYCKWSLSNKNEISSSLNRSASPNGNWNYNIDLTAEGRWNRDHFRTVNTPPSSCDDTGGTDEDIIKSLITPDQVKKGEKAFVEIEYSSTTNRDLVAVFQLNKSPYTVYGSKRTNVQEGTDTIELEVPIDANTPVADNDYKFQVFIAPQDGDWNERLHTISKVNIGCVDNVDNPDNIKVRAKGTNNSKIEVRYNDVLIDNAITLTNSFANYSLSIPETSGNFKVAFINDDTGRDVEIDWLEINGERIQAESREENTGAWDVTCGGGSFTQAIHCNGYINFGNGANLNQVGTIEIGAKGNCGGEKIQLLIDNKKVSEWSLSTNISVYTYEGYKNNENVKIAFINDGNINDCDKNAYIDWIKVCTTRYQTEDIASRTGCGNSEWLFCNGNFDFGTPSCDNKSPEEGIQNAFEIYPNPVTDNKVTIKGSEQYTIAIYNMEGKKVYEENNVSNTTTILTNHLNNGLYILKMYDRTTKTEETKKIILDNR